The DNA sequence GATCTGATCGTCCGGAACGAGATCATCCAGCGGACGGGCGTCAGCCGGTTCTCGCCGCTTGGGAAGCGCTACGCGGTGCTGAAGGGCTTGAACATCGGCATCACGCGCCCGGGCGCGCCGACCGACGTCTTCGCGCGCTACTTTCTTGTTAAGGCAGGCCTAAACCCCGACAAGGACGCGAACCTGGTGCAGGTGGGCGGCGTGCCGGCGCTGGCCGCCGCGTTCCGCTCCGGCCGCATCGACGCATTCCTGTTGTCTCCGCCGCTGCCGCAGACGCTCGAGCGCGAGCATCTCGGTCAGATCATCATTCGCGATACCGCGGGTGACGTGCCGGACTTCAGCAACACAAGCTATACGACGCTATTCACGTCGGTTGATTACCTGCGCACCAACGCGCCGGCCCTGCAGGCCTATGCGCGCGCGGTGAACAAGGCAACCGCGTGGATCCGTACCAACAAAGCTGAAGCGCTCCGGATCCTGGGCCAGAAGTATTTCCAGGATACGCCCGCCGACAGCCTTGCTGTCTCGCTTGACGCGACCCTCCCCGCGATCAGTCCCGACGGCCGGTTCACAGAAGCCGGCG is a window from the bacterium genome containing:
- a CDS encoding ABC transporter substrate-binding protein, giving the protein MAPMYIALEQGVFAQEGVDYAFQEISSGALGPATVVSGQAQVSDLDPLGIADLQKEGKSVISFYNLVTRVTLDLIVRNEIIQRTGVSRFSPLGKRYAVLKGLNIGITRPGAPTDVFARYFLVKAGLNPDKDANLVQVGGVPALAAAFRSGRIDAFLLSPPLPQTLEREHLGQIIIRDTAGDVPDFSNTSYTTLFTSVDYLRTNAPALQAYARAVNKATAWIRTNKAEALRILGQKYFQDTPADSLAVSLDATLPAISPDGRFTEAGVARYLNIFKAIGQPVTAPSSEGVLWTNAIVK